In the Candidatus Poribacteria bacterium genome, ATTCTCGTCATCGCTGTGTTAGACGGAGTTGAACACGGATTAAGAGACCGATTTCTTGCCAATGAAGCGCATGTCGTCTTACGGTTGCATGATAACAGTTTTTTTGGCAATTATCAGAAACGGATAGAACAGATTGCGTCAATTGAGGACGTTGTAGCGACATCACCGGTTATTTTGTCCCAGATTGCGGTCTTTCCAGAATATAGCGATGCCATTCAAGATGTTATCTATATTAAAGGCATCGATCCAGTCCAAGAGGACATAGTCACAGGTTTCTCAAAATTGGTGTCAGGATCAACGGATCTCCAAAACTCAGAATACATTGAAAACGCCCGTCTTATAAGAAATGAAACAATCACAGGCGGTATTGTTCTCGGTGAACGCTTAGCAGCTCGCCTCGGTCTTATCAAAGGCGATGTTTTACGATTCGTCGTTAAACTTGTAAAGCATCCGGTCAATGCATCAATGCTCGTGCCAGACTTGGCGAACTTCGTTGTGATTGGGTTCTATGAGTCAGAAATGGCGGTCTATGATAACAACTTCGGATTTATTCATATAAATGATGCCCAAAAGTTGTATAATAAAGCGAACCGGATTAATACGATTTTTGTCCGATTAAGTGATGCCGAATTAGCACCACAAATCGCCAGAGAAATTGAAAATACTGTTCAATTTACCGTTTTAGAGGGGATCCCCGACGCAAGAACGTGGATGGAGATACAGGCACCGCTCTTCTCAGCACTCCGACTGGAAAAAATAGCGACTGTTATTATTGAGGCACTTATCATTTTGGTTGCCTCCTTTAATATCGCAAGCACACTGATTATGACAGTCATGGAAAAAACAAAGGATG is a window encoding:
- a CDS encoding ABC transporter permease, producing the protein MRFEWFVASRYLRSRRKQSFISIISFISIGGVALGVATVILVIAVLDGVEHGLRDRFLANEAHVVLRLHDNSFFGNYQKRIEQIASIEDVVATSPVILSQIAVFPEYSDAIQDVIYIKGIDPVQEDIVTGFSKLVSGSTDLQNSEYIENARLIRNETITGGIVLGERLAARLGLIKGDVLRFVVKLVKHPVNASMLVPDLANFVVIGFYESEMAVYDNNFGFIHINDAQKLYNKANRINTIFVRLSDAELAPQIAREIENTVQFTVLEGIPDARTWMEIQAPLFSALRLEKIATVIIEALIILVASFNIASTLIMTVMEKTKDVGTLRTFGSSRGNIMRIFMIQGSVIGTLGTMLGTALGLALCWLLSSNAERPSYWYVIVLAVPISLQVLIALWRALPNRGGWKFSIWALWIIGIGFALYCAVRPISFAELGLSHIYQMNQMPIKVNWFFVIFINVLSLLICWLATLYPAWQAANLKPIEALQHE